The following coding sequences are from one uncultured Bacteroides sp. window:
- a CDS encoding rhomboid family intramembrane serine protease, translating into MPTITKNLIIINILFLLGTIVAQSYGIDLTYYLGLHFFMADNFNLVQLFTYMFMHGGFTHLFFNMFAVWMFGRILEQVWGPKRFLFYYILCGVGAGVIQELVQFIHYEVTLSAFDSINTGTAIIPMSEYLNLMTTVGASGSVYAILLAFGMTFPNQQIFIFPLPVPIKAKYFVIGYALIELYSGFANSANDNVAHFAHLGGMIFGFILIMYWRKKNNNGTSYF; encoded by the coding sequence ATGCCAACAATCACAAAGAACCTGATAATAATTAATATATTATTTCTGCTAGGAACAATTGTAGCCCAAAGTTATGGGATAGATCTTACCTATTATTTAGGTCTCCATTTCTTCATGGCCGACAACTTTAATTTAGTTCAACTATTCACATATATGTTCATGCATGGAGGCTTTACACACCTCTTTTTTAATATGTTTGCAGTATGGATGTTTGGTCGAATTCTAGAACAAGTTTGGGGGCCAAAACGTTTTCTTTTTTATTACATTTTATGCGGAGTTGGAGCAGGAGTTATTCAAGAATTAGTACAATTCATTCATTATGAAGTAACGTTATCAGCATTCGACAGCATAAACACAGGCACTGCGATCATTCCTATGTCAGAATATTTAAACCTGATGACAACAGTAGGAGCTTCTGGATCCGTATATGCTATTTTGCTTGCTTTTGGTATGACATTCCCGAATCAGCAAATATTTATCTTCCCTCTACCAGTCCCAATTAAAGCTAAATATTTTGTTATAGGATACGCGCTTATTGAACTATATTCAGGTTTTGCCAATAGTGCGAATGACAACGTTGCACACTTTGCACACTTGGGAGGTATGATTTTTGGATTTATTCTTATAATGTATTGGAGAAAAAAAAACAATAATGGCACATCTTATTTCTGA
- a CDS encoding M3 family metallopeptidase, whose translation MKKKVILILMLSCMINSNIIKADGNPFLSEFKTKFEVPPFDKIKLEHYEPAFKKGIEEQNINIQKIIDNKEIPTFENAILALDNSGPILSRVSAIFFNMTDAETTDELTKLSMKIAPLLSEHSDNIYLNANLFKKVDIFYKQRKTLKLSKEQLRLVEETYKKFIYAGANLSEAQQERLKSINKKLSTLGITFSNNILNENNSFKLIIDKKEDLAGLPEWFCQSAADEAKANGEANKWIFTLHNSSRIPFLQYAENRAMRKKIYLAYINRGNNNDKNDNKKIITEILTLRLEKAKLLGFDCYSNFVLDNNMAKNSATVMSFLQKLWSYSLPKAKSEAIELQAIMDKEGEHKKLEAWDWWFYTEKLRKEKYNLSEEEIKPYFQLENVRQGVFSVAKQLYGISITPLANIPVYDPDVETFEVKDKDGSYLGIFYVDYFPRAGKSGGAWMSNYREQQKGVRPFICNVASFTKPIGEIPSLLTLDEVETLFHEFGHALHGLLSQCNYAGVSGTNVARDFVELPSQIMEHWATEPEVLKMYAKHYKTGEIIPDSIINKLVKQKHFNQGFMTTELLAAAILDMKLHNLTETKDLNVASYEKETMDKLGLIPEIAPRYRITYFNHIIGGYAAGYYSYLWANVLDADAFEAFKEHGIFNKSIASRFRQNILEKGNSEDPMVLYKKFRGSEPNIDAMLKNRGMK comes from the coding sequence ATGAAAAAAAAAGTGATACTAATTTTAATGCTATCTTGTATGATTAACTCTAACATAATAAAGGCAGATGGAAATCCATTTCTATCTGAGTTCAAAACAAAATTTGAGGTTCCTCCATTTGACAAGATCAAATTAGAGCACTACGAGCCCGCTTTTAAAAAAGGAATTGAAGAACAAAATATAAATATTCAAAAAATTATAGATAACAAAGAAATACCAACATTTGAGAATGCAATACTTGCCCTAGATAATAGCGGTCCTATTTTATCACGTGTCAGTGCCATCTTTTTCAATATGACAGATGCTGAAACAACAGATGAATTAACTAAACTTTCAATGAAGATTGCTCCTCTTTTATCTGAACATAGCGACAATATTTACTTAAATGCCAATCTGTTCAAAAAAGTAGATATTTTCTATAAGCAAAGAAAAACTCTTAAACTCTCTAAAGAACAACTTCGTTTAGTAGAAGAAACATATAAAAAGTTTATATATGCTGGCGCTAACCTAAGTGAAGCACAACAAGAACGTCTAAAAAGCATAAATAAAAAACTTTCAACTCTAGGAATCACTTTCAGTAACAACATATTAAACGAAAACAACTCTTTCAAATTAATAATTGATAAAAAAGAAGATTTAGCAGGGCTACCCGAATGGTTTTGTCAAAGCGCTGCAGACGAGGCTAAGGCTAATGGAGAAGCAAACAAATGGATTTTCACCCTCCACAACTCCAGCCGTATACCATTTCTACAGTATGCCGAAAATAGAGCAATGCGAAAAAAAATATATCTAGCATATATTAATAGAGGAAATAATAATGATAAAAACGACAATAAAAAAATCATCACAGAAATTTTAACCCTCCGCTTGGAGAAAGCAAAATTATTAGGATTTGACTGTTACTCAAACTTTGTATTAGATAATAATATGGCAAAGAACTCCGCAACAGTGATGTCTTTTCTCCAAAAATTATGGAGCTATTCCTTGCCAAAAGCAAAATCAGAAGCAATAGAATTGCAAGCAATAATGGATAAAGAAGGTGAGCACAAAAAACTCGAAGCATGGGACTGGTGGTTTTATACAGAAAAATTACGCAAAGAAAAATATAACTTAAGTGAAGAAGAAATTAAACCCTATTTCCAGCTAGAAAATGTACGTCAAGGAGTTTTTTCTGTAGCCAAACAACTTTATGGAATTAGCATAACTCCATTAGCTAATATCCCTGTATACGACCCTGACGTAGAGACCTTTGAAGTAAAAGACAAAGATGGCTCTTATCTTGGAATTTTCTATGTTGATTATTTCCCCCGAGCAGGAAAAAGTGGAGGCGCTTGGATGAGTAATTATAGAGAACAACAAAAAGGTGTACGTCCATTCATATGTAATGTGGCAAGTTTTACAAAACCTATAGGAGAAATACCTTCACTACTCACCCTTGATGAAGTAGAAACCTTATTTCATGAATTTGGGCATGCACTTCACGGACTATTATCTCAATGTAACTATGCTGGAGTATCAGGAACTAATGTTGCAAGAGATTTTGTTGAGCTTCCTTCTCAAATAATGGAGCATTGGGCTACCGAACCAGAAGTACTTAAAATGTATGCAAAACATTATAAAACAGGGGAAATTATACCCGACTCAATAATTAACAAGCTTGTTAAACAAAAGCATTTCAACCAAGGATTTATGACTACCGAACTGTTAGCAGCTGCTATTCTTGATATGAAACTACATAACCTAACTGAAACAAAAGATCTAAACGTAGCTAGCTATGAAAAAGAAACAATGGATAAATTAGGGCTAATACCTGAAATTGCTCCTCGATATCGCATAACCTATTTCAATCACATCATTGGAGGATATGCTGCAGGATATTACAGTTATTTATGGGCAAACGTTTTAGACGCTGATGCTTTTGAAGCGTTCAAAGAGCATGGAATATTTAATAAAAGCATAGCAAGCCGCTTCCGGCAGAACATTTTAGAAAAAGGAAACAGTGAAGATCCAATGGTATTATACAAAAAATTTCGTGGAAGTGAACCTAATATAGATGCGATGCTAAAAAATAGAGGAATGAAATAA
- a CDS encoding endonuclease/exonuclease/phosphatase family protein → MKSLGRLIIHLILAINVLFIALMLLSAYSPYIEPDKHPIQSCLGLLFPVFILINISFFIFWIIVQYKLALFTFIGFACCYTQIRTYIPVNFSNSDPPKECLKVLSYNVMGFNNLKLTKGENPILAYMKDSKADIICIQEYAYSQDKRYVTQKKIEQYLQAYPYKNIQNIGEKESTNKIACYSKYPILSSTVLRYKSAYNGSVRYELKVKNDTLTLINNHLESNKLTKEDKVIYEEMINSPEAQKVKSGSKLLITKLAEASAIRALQARKIHNEITSSKHKYIIVCGDFNDTPISYTHRIIAKGLKEAFTESGTGLGISYNQNKFFFRIDNILISKNFKAYKCTVDHSIKDSDHYPIWCYISKQQLKPI, encoded by the coding sequence ATGAAAAGTCTTGGAAGATTGATTATTCACCTCATCTTAGCTATTAATGTTTTGTTTATTGCATTAATGTTGTTAAGTGCTTATAGCCCATACATAGAACCAGACAAGCATCCCATTCAATCATGCTTAGGTTTACTTTTTCCTGTTTTCATTTTAATAAATATCTCTTTTTTTATCTTCTGGATCATCGTTCAATACAAATTAGCTCTATTCACTTTTATAGGATTTGCTTGTTGTTATACCCAAATAAGAACATATATCCCAGTCAACTTTTCAAATAGTGACCCACCTAAAGAATGCCTAAAAGTATTATCCTATAACGTCATGGGATTTAATAACTTGAAATTGACGAAAGGTGAAAACCCTATCTTAGCTTATATGAAGGATAGCAAAGCTGATATAATCTGCATACAAGAATATGCCTATTCACAAGATAAAAGATACGTTACTCAAAAAAAAATAGAACAATATTTGCAAGCATATCCATATAAAAACATACAAAATATCGGAGAAAAAGAAAGCACTAACAAGATTGCATGCTATTCTAAATATCCAATATTATCTTCGACTGTTTTAAGATATAAAAGTGCATATAACGGATCAGTAAGGTATGAGTTAAAAGTAAAAAATGATACACTAACTCTCATAAACAATCATTTAGAGTCCAACAAACTTACAAAAGAAGATAAAGTAATTTATGAAGAGATGATAAATTCCCCTGAAGCGCAAAAAGTAAAAAGTGGTAGTAAACTATTAATCACCAAACTAGCTGAAGCATCTGCTATAAGAGCATTGCAAGCTAGAAAAATACACAATGAAATAACCTCTTCGAAACATAAGTATATCATTGTATGCGGAGATTTCAATGATACTCCAATATCGTATACACACCGTATTATAGCTAAAGGATTAAAAGAGGCATTTACTGAATCTGGAACAGGATTAGGTATTTCTTACAATCAAAATAAATTTTTCTTCAGAATTGATAATATTTTGATTAGCAAGAACTTTAAAGCATACAAATGTACTGTAGATCATTCCATAAAAGATTCGGATCATTATCCAATCTGGTGTTATATATCAAAACAACAACTAAAACCAATCTAA
- a CDS encoding HU family DNA-binding protein — protein sequence MNKAELISAIAAESNLSKADSKKALDAFISTVSKTLKSGDKVSLIGFGTFSVSERSARTGINPSTKASISIPAKKVAKFKAGAELSDAIK from the coding sequence ATGAATAAGGCTGAACTTATTAGTGCTATTGCTGCTGAATCTAATTTGAGCAAAGCAGATTCCAAGAAAGCTCTTGATGCTTTCATTTCAACAGTTTCTAAGACTTTAAAGTCTGGAGACAAAGTTTCTTTAATTGGTTTTGGGACATTCTCTGTGAGCGAAAGAAGTGCTAGAACAGGTATTAATCCTTCAACAAAAGCATCTATTTCTATTCCAGCTAAAAAAGTAGCTAAATTTAAAGCTGGTGCAGAATTGTCAGACGCTATTAAATAA
- the argS gene encoding arginine--tRNA ligase, giving the protein MNIEEKLALSVLAALKVLYGHDVSSSQIQLQNTKKEFEGHFTLVVFPFLKISRKSPEDTAREIGIYLKENEPMITSFNVIKGFLNLSIHAAAWIDLLNSIHLDDHYGLVDVDEKSPLVMIEYSSPNTNKPLHLGHVRNNLLGNALANILAANGNKVIKTNIVNDRGIHICKSMLAWLKYGNGETPESSGKKGDHLVGDYYVAFDKHYKAEVAELVATGMTKEEAEAASPLMTEAREMLLKWEAGDTEVRALWSMMNEWVYTGFDETYRRMGVSFDKIYYESNTYLEGKEKVLEGLDKGFFYKKGDGSVWADLTEEGLDHKLLLRSDGTSVYMTQDIGTAKLRFADFPIDKMVYVVGNEQNYHFQVLSILLDKLGFEWGKSLVHFSYGMVELPEGKMKSREGTVVDADDLIEEMITTAKETSNELGKLDACTEEEAADISRIVGLGALKYFILKVDARKNMTFNPKESIDFNGNTGPFIQYTYARIQSILRKSIEMGIVLPNRFINSIELNVKEENLVQMLANFAVVVKQAGDDYTPSVIANYVYDLVKEYNQFYHDFSVLREENESIRLFRVMLSSNIAKVIRLGMGLLGIEVPDRM; this is encoded by the coding sequence ATGAATATAGAAGAAAAATTAGCCTTATCCGTTCTTGCTGCTCTAAAAGTACTTTACGGGCATGATGTTTCGAGTTCGCAGATACAGTTGCAAAATACAAAAAAAGAATTTGAAGGGCATTTTACTTTAGTGGTATTCCCTTTTTTAAAAATTTCTCGTAAGTCTCCTGAAGATACTGCTCGTGAAATTGGGATATACTTGAAGGAAAATGAGCCAATGATAACTTCTTTCAATGTTATTAAAGGCTTTTTAAATTTGAGTATTCATGCTGCAGCCTGGATTGATTTATTAAATTCGATTCATCTTGATGATCATTATGGTTTGGTGGATGTGGATGAAAAATCGCCTTTGGTTATGATTGAATATTCATCTCCAAATACAAATAAGCCTCTTCATTTAGGGCATGTGCGCAATAATTTGTTAGGAAATGCTTTGGCGAATATTTTGGCTGCTAATGGAAATAAAGTAATTAAAACTAATATTGTAAATGATCGAGGTATACATATTTGTAAGTCAATGTTGGCTTGGCTAAAATATGGTAATGGAGAAACTCCTGAATCTTCGGGGAAGAAAGGTGATCATTTAGTGGGTGACTATTATGTAGCATTTGATAAACATTATAAGGCTGAAGTAGCCGAACTCGTTGCAACAGGAATGACCAAGGAAGAGGCAGAGGCTGCTTCTCCATTGATGACTGAAGCTCGTGAAATGCTATTGAAATGGGAAGCTGGAGATACTGAAGTACGAGCTTTATGGTCAATGATGAATGAGTGGGTATATACTGGATTTGATGAAACTTACCGTAGGATGGGGGTTTCTTTTGATAAAATATATTATGAGTCTAATACCTATCTCGAAGGAAAGGAAAAAGTTTTAGAAGGTTTAGATAAAGGGTTCTTTTACAAAAAAGGGGATGGTTCGGTTTGGGCTGACTTAACTGAAGAAGGGCTTGATCACAAACTTTTGCTGCGTTCAGATGGGACTTCTGTTTATATGACTCAGGATATCGGAACTGCAAAATTACGTTTCGCTGATTTTCCTATCGATAAAATGGTTTATGTAGTGGGTAATGAACAGAATTATCATTTTCAAGTTTTATCAATTCTACTGGATAAGTTAGGCTTTGAGTGGGGAAAGAGTTTAGTGCATTTTTCTTATGGAATGGTGGAATTGCCAGAAGGGAAAATGAAATCGAGAGAAGGTACAGTGGTTGATGCTGATGATTTGATTGAGGAGATGATTACGACAGCTAAGGAAACTTCGAATGAGTTGGGAAAATTGGATGCTTGTACAGAAGAAGAAGCAGCTGACATTTCAAGAATTGTTGGTTTAGGTGCACTTAAGTATTTTATTCTGAAGGTCGATGCTCGTAAAAATATGACTTTCAACCCTAAAGAGTCTATCGACTTTAATGGAAATACAGGCCCTTTTATACAATATACTTATGCTCGTATACAATCAATTCTTCGTAAGTCGATTGAAATGGGAATTGTTTTACCGAATAGATTTATAAATTCAATTGAATTAAATGTTAAAGAAGAGAATTTAGTTCAGATGTTAGCAAACTTTGCTGTTGTTGTAAAACAAGCAGGTGATGATTATACTCCTTCTGTTATTGCAAATTATGTATATGATTTGGTTAAAGAATATAATCAATTTTATCATGATTTTAGTGTTCTTAGAGAAGAAAATGAATCTATAAGATTATTCCGTGTTATGTTATCTTCAAATATAGCTAAAGTGATTCGTTTGGGTATGGGATTGCTTGGTATTGAAGTCCCTGATAGAATGTAA
- a CDS encoding rhomboid family intramembrane serine protease — protein sequence MAHLISELKSIFRKGNIYIQLIFINAAIFIFTTLLSVFLQLFNQNTSQIFETLELPASLSRLVTQPWSIITYMFMHAGILHILFNMLWLYWFGNLFLYFFSSKHLRGLYFLSGICGGLFYIASYNIFPYFASSVASSTMVGASASVLGIVVATAYREPNHQIQIFLFGTIRLKYIALIVILSDLLFVTSGNAGGHIAHLGGALGGLWFASSLKRGTDITSWINKLLDTITKIFSKKTWKRKPKMEIHYNRDPKDYEYNAKKKAQSDEVDRILEKLKKSGYDSLTTKEKKLLFDASKR from the coding sequence ATGGCACATCTTATTTCTGAATTAAAAAGTATATTTCGTAAAGGGAATATTTATATTCAGCTAATCTTCATAAATGCTGCAATATTTATATTCACTACATTACTTTCTGTTTTTCTACAATTATTTAATCAAAACACAAGTCAAATATTTGAAACATTAGAGCTTCCCGCTTCCCTCTCACGTCTAGTAACCCAACCATGGTCTATCATTACCTATATGTTCATGCATGCAGGCATTTTGCATATACTATTTAATATGCTGTGGTTATATTGGTTTGGGAATCTATTTTTATATTTTTTCTCGTCGAAACATTTGAGAGGACTGTACTTTTTGAGTGGAATTTGCGGAGGGCTTTTCTACATCGCATCATATAACATCTTTCCATATTTTGCTTCTTCAGTAGCTTCTTCGACAATGGTCGGTGCATCTGCCTCTGTACTTGGAATTGTTGTTGCCACAGCATACCGAGAGCCAAATCATCAAATACAGATTTTCTTATTTGGCACTATTCGTTTAAAATATATTGCACTCATCGTGATACTTAGTGACTTATTATTCGTTACCTCAGGAAATGCAGGAGGGCATATAGCACACTTAGGCGGCGCCTTAGGAGGTTTGTGGTTTGCTTCTAGCCTCAAAAGAGGCACTGATATAACAAGTTGGATAAATAAATTACTAGACACCATTACAAAGATATTCAGCAAAAAAACATGGAAGCGTAAACCCAAGATGGAAATACACTATAACCGTGATCCTAAAGATTACGAATATAATGCGAAGAAAAAAGCACAATCGGATGAAGTAGATCGCATTTTAGAAAAATTAAAAAAATCTGGATATGACAGCCTAACTACAAAAGAGAAGAAACTACTATTTGATGCCAGTAAAAGATAA
- the topA gene encoding type I DNA topoisomerase codes for MQKNLVIVESPAKAKTIEKFLGEDFKVLSSYGHIRDLKKKEFSIDVEKNFEPKYEIPTEKKKLVEELKQESKKAETIWLASDEDREGEAISWHLYEVLKLKPENTKRIVFHEITKTAILKAIQEPRNININLVNAQQARRILDRIVGFELSPILWRKIKPSLSAGRVQSVTVRLVVEREREIQSFKPEASYKITATFLVPDTDGKNVEMKAELTQRIKTKQEAYDFLQRCKSATFTIEDINTRPQKKSPAAPFTTSTLQQEAARKLGFTVAQTMMVAQKLYESGLITYMRTDSVNLSDFATATCKEAITEIMGDKYVKSRHFATKTKGAQEAHEAIRPTYMENQSVDGSAQEKKLYALIWKRTIASQMADAELEKTTASIGISNSEERFSASGEIIKFDGFLKVYKESYDEDKEQEDESRLLPPLHKGQELKGEDILATERFTQRPARYTEASLVHKLEELGIGRPSTYAPTISTIQKRGYVEKNNKEGEEREYNVLSLNKGEINDTIHSEITGSEKSKLFPTDIGIVVNDFLTEYFPEILDYNFTANVEKEFDEVADGEKQWTEIMKNFYKGFHFSVESTLAIKTEHKIGERMLGEEPGTGKPISVKIGRFGPVVQIGSAEDEEKPRFSQLKKGMSIETITLEEALELFKLPRTLGDFEEKTITASIGRFGPYIRHDSKFISLPKGLDPLEVSTEEAIELIKAKRKAEAEKIIKTFSGENELQVLNGRYGPYIAYQKSNYKIPKDINPKDLDLEKCLELIKAQSEKSEKSTNKKSSKKQSTTKTNTKKTSKASAKKSSKTTTKKAEPQ; via the coding sequence ATGCAAAAAAACCTTGTCATTGTCGAATCACCGGCAAAAGCAAAAACAATTGAGAAATTTCTTGGAGAAGACTTTAAAGTCCTCTCGAGTTATGGGCATATAAGAGATTTAAAGAAAAAAGAATTTAGCATCGACGTAGAAAAAAACTTCGAACCTAAATATGAAATTCCAACTGAAAAAAAGAAATTAGTTGAAGAGCTGAAACAAGAATCTAAAAAAGCAGAAACTATATGGTTAGCATCCGATGAAGACCGCGAAGGAGAAGCAATATCATGGCACCTTTACGAAGTTCTTAAATTGAAGCCAGAAAACACTAAGCGAATTGTTTTCCATGAAATTACCAAAACTGCCATACTAAAAGCAATACAAGAACCTCGCAATATAAATATTAACCTTGTCAATGCTCAACAAGCACGTCGTATTCTTGATCGTATTGTTGGATTTGAACTTTCCCCCATACTATGGAGAAAAATAAAACCGTCACTATCTGCAGGACGTGTGCAATCTGTAACTGTACGACTCGTTGTAGAGCGAGAACGAGAAATACAATCATTCAAGCCGGAAGCTTCCTATAAAATAACAGCGACTTTTCTTGTTCCAGATACAGATGGGAAAAACGTAGAGATGAAAGCCGAATTAACTCAACGTATAAAAACGAAGCAAGAAGCTTATGACTTTTTGCAGAGATGCAAATCTGCAACATTTACCATAGAAGACATTAATACTCGTCCTCAAAAGAAAAGTCCAGCGGCACCATTCACCACTTCTACTTTGCAACAAGAAGCAGCTCGCAAATTGGGATTTACAGTAGCACAAACCATGATGGTTGCCCAGAAACTTTATGAATCGGGACTCATCACTTATATGCGTACAGATTCTGTTAATCTATCAGACTTTGCCACTGCAACATGCAAAGAAGCCATTACCGAAATAATGGGAGATAAATATGTCAAAAGCCGTCACTTTGCTACTAAGACAAAAGGAGCTCAAGAAGCTCATGAGGCTATTCGCCCAACCTATATGGAAAATCAGTCTGTTGATGGTTCTGCACAAGAGAAGAAATTATATGCACTTATATGGAAACGTACTATAGCCTCACAAATGGCTGATGCCGAACTCGAAAAAACCACTGCAAGCATAGGAATCAGTAACTCCGAAGAACGTTTTAGCGCATCTGGAGAAATTATTAAATTCGATGGTTTCCTTAAAGTTTATAAAGAATCTTACGATGAAGACAAAGAGCAAGAAGATGAGAGTCGATTGCTTCCCCCACTACACAAAGGACAAGAATTAAAAGGAGAAGATATACTAGCAACAGAACGCTTTACTCAAAGACCTGCACGCTATACCGAAGCTAGCTTAGTACATAAATTAGAAGAATTAGGAATTGGTCGTCCTTCAACTTATGCACCGACTATTTCAACTATCCAAAAACGTGGATATGTAGAGAAGAATAATAAAGAGGGAGAAGAACGAGAATACAATGTATTATCTCTAAATAAGGGTGAGATAAATGATACTATTCATTCAGAAATAACTGGGAGTGAAAAGTCTAAGCTATTCCCAACAGATATAGGTATAGTGGTCAATGATTTTCTCACAGAGTATTTCCCTGAAATTTTAGACTACAATTTCACAGCTAACGTTGAAAAAGAATTTGATGAAGTGGCTGATGGAGAAAAACAATGGACTGAAATAATGAAGAATTTCTACAAAGGATTTCATTTCTCTGTAGAATCAACATTAGCTATAAAAACAGAACATAAAATTGGCGAACGGATGTTGGGAGAAGAACCCGGAACAGGTAAACCAATATCTGTAAAAATAGGTAGATTTGGTCCTGTAGTACAGATCGGCAGTGCTGAAGATGAAGAGAAACCACGATTCTCACAGCTAAAAAAAGGAATGTCGATAGAAACGATCACTCTAGAAGAAGCACTTGAATTATTTAAATTACCAAGAACTCTTGGTGATTTTGAAGAAAAAACAATAACCGCAAGTATAGGACGTTTTGGACCATATATCCGACATGATTCAAAATTTATTTCTTTACCCAAAGGTTTAGATCCTCTAGAAGTAAGTACTGAGGAAGCTATTGAGCTAATAAAAGCAAAAAGGAAAGCCGAAGCTGAAAAAATAATAAAGACTTTTAGTGGAGAAAATGAACTGCAAGTATTAAACGGGCGATATGGACCATATATAGCTTACCAGAAATCCAATTACAAAATACCTAAAGACATTAACCCTAAAGATTTGGACTTAGAAAAATGCTTAGAATTAATAAAAGCGCAATCAGAGAAATCTGAAAAATCTACAAACAAAAAAAGTTCAAAAAAGCAAAGCACTACAAAGACAAATACAAAAAAAACGAGCAAAGCAAGCGCGAAAAAAAGTAGTAAAACGACAACAAAAAAAGCTGAACCGCAATAG
- a CDS encoding TonB-dependent receptor: MENNKILAHYFNSLLFFILLFATKSAVAQNSPKDTTMNRTVIVEQQYNPKIESVNKINILPQIEEPNISKKDVKYDENSQPIKTFSPREMGVYMTKEKQKIEKFGYARLGYGNYNNIDSRLNYLFILSPKDRLTISGNMNGMNSKLTKPQITEIEQNKEKWNSRFYRAQTEINYLHQFNKINLDISGQLQQENFNYANNIMKIKTTDKQKYTSGNIHFGIKSTKETLPFQFAAETNMLFFNKQYSISGKAAKERIFRTKASAIGSIDEQQKVTVIAQMDNFSYSSQFKNYTSLLLNSFYELRNDDWYLKLGGHLDLAFNYGKDIQISPDLAINYIFSDSYVLYTEAKGGKTFNSFSRMREMHPFSDPEIRMTDSYTQLNATVGFKASPIPNFWFNLYGGYKIVLDDCAPIYTIDQQNISFTQGKSKNFFSGVDFSYEYKSLAKLSISSKLFSWKHTAKSLLTQKPKSEVSINASLQIIPKLKLDLGSQYIQYSTSQVNINNSNTSSYKMPNVINVKTGFTYQLLPHTSIYAQFDNLLNKKYQYYYTYPTEGINFLGGLSFHF, from the coding sequence AAATAAATATATTACCCCAAATAGAGGAACCTAATATTTCTAAAAAGGATGTAAAATATGACGAGAACAGTCAGCCTATAAAAACATTTTCTCCAAGAGAGATGGGAGTTTATATGACCAAAGAAAAACAAAAGATAGAAAAGTTTGGATATGCTCGATTAGGCTATGGAAATTACAATAATATTGACTCTAGGTTAAACTATCTTTTCATTCTTTCTCCAAAAGATAGATTAACCATTTCAGGGAATATGAATGGAATGAATAGCAAGCTAACCAAACCCCAAATTACAGAAATAGAACAAAATAAGGAAAAATGGAATTCACGTTTCTATAGAGCCCAAACTGAAATCAACTACTTGCACCAATTTAATAAAATCAATTTAGATATTTCGGGCCAATTACAACAGGAAAATTTCAATTATGCCAACAATATCATGAAAATTAAAACGACAGACAAACAAAAATACACATCAGGAAATATACATTTTGGGATCAAATCGACGAAAGAAACGCTACCTTTTCAGTTTGCCGCAGAAACAAACATGTTATTTTTCAATAAGCAATACAGCATTTCCGGGAAAGCAGCTAAAGAACGTATTTTTAGAACGAAAGCAAGTGCTATTGGCAGCATTGATGAGCAGCAAAAAGTTACTGTGATAGCACAAATGGATAACTTCTCATACTCCTCACAATTTAAGAATTACACATCACTACTCCTTAATTCATTTTATGAATTAAGGAATGATGATTGGTATTTAAAACTTGGAGGGCATCTAGATTTAGCTTTTAATTATGGAAAAGACATCCAAATTTCACCCGATTTAGCAATAAATTATATATTTTCAGATTCATATGTTTTATATACAGAAGCCAAAGGAGGTAAGACATTTAACAGTTTCTCTCGCATGAGAGAAATGCACCCATTCAGTGATCCAGAGATACGCATGACGGATTCTTACACCCAACTAAATGCTACCGTAGGATTTAAGGCAAGCCCCATACCGAACTTCTGGTTTAACCTATACGGAGGTTATAAGATAGTTCTTGATGATTGCGCTCCAATATACACTATTGATCAACAAAACATTTCTTTTACTCAAGGGAAAAGCAAGAATTTTTTTTCAGGCGTGGATTTCTCATATGAATATAAAAGCCTTGCAAAACTTTCTATATCAAGTAAACTTTTCTCTTGGAAACATACTGCTAAATCTTTATTAACTCAGAAACCTAAGTCTGAAGTTTCGATCAATGCAAGTCTACAAATCATCCCTAAGCTAAAATTAGATCTAGGGTCTCAATATATCCAATATAGCACATCACAAGTAAATATAAACAATTCTAACACGTCTAGCTACAAAATGCCTAATGTCATAAACGTTAAAACCGGATTCACTTATCAGCTACTTCCACACACATCAATATACGCTCAATTTGACAATTTATTAAATAAGAAATACCAATACTACTATACTTATCCTACTGAAGGCATTAACTTCCTAGGTGGACTAAGCTTTCATTTCTAA